From Pseudomonadota bacterium, the proteins below share one genomic window:
- a CDS encoding caspase family protein — protein sequence MKCRFPVKLSCTIFFLIFTIFFALPSYAITKKALLIGINNYKYLPYYSNKLQKEITNLKGAVNDVNIMKERLINQFGFSEKDIMVLTDSQATRPAILKAFNNWLVNGTKEGDTVFFHFSGHGAQIPDENGDEDDGLDETLCTYEMPPKGTLDQLKAGMIIDDELGVLFRKLEGRSVTAFLDSCHSGTATRSMRGEAVSKLESTPAYRPRFIPVEIVGGAQKTRGRDISLQKIPTQTDVPPGQVFIFSSMENQLSQEMPMPDGTWNGALTLGIVDGLKTKGNISYNALHKYVWDFIKNRHKLDQSPQIEPTQGPVLAKMVFTPTIEPIPVTVPVVVKPPVIAKPPVSKPKPPSKPQQMAQMQPVAPPKVEVPPPAPQKVEAPAPIPLVEVPAPIPLVEVPPLKLPIVVASPPAPPPAPQKVEVPPLKQPVAVASPLAPPPAPQKVEAPPAKPPVIVTPPPPAPPVSPPLLVYSAPEAPPEVKDEKVLVRIDHIKGVPPHVLKKIEQALAKINHIKLTKEDFFDRILRGEVNKGLFQTRLVNRIGDAVQITPTKNVDELIQAIARQIESDYMVKQLARIHNPNPSFNVKVWITDEGRNDFRVGEKAVFNFRSDEDCYLLMINTDSKGNVHLMFPNRFYRDNFIRAGEERKIPDERMGKKFELEFGEPVGEETVKVIATKEPIDLDKLGIGKFEELLKQGVYAQIPEKTRTILVKEVKESLSSGKFAWSDDTLVIRSHSKR from the coding sequence ATGAAGTGTAGATTTCCGGTGAAGTTATCCTGTACCATTTTCTTTCTTATTTTCACCATTTTTTTTGCTTTGCCTTCTTATGCGATTACAAAAAAGGCATTGCTAATCGGCATCAATAATTACAAATATCTTCCCTATTATTCTAATAAGTTGCAGAAGGAGATAACCAACCTGAAAGGCGCTGTTAACGATGTGAATATCATGAAAGAGAGGCTGATTAACCAGTTTGGTTTTTCTGAGAAGGATATCATGGTTTTGACGGACAGTCAGGCCACGAGACCGGCTATTTTGAAGGCTTTTAATAACTGGCTTGTCAACGGGACCAAAGAGGGTGACACGGTATTCTTTCATTTTTCCGGCCATGGCGCCCAGATACCGGATGAAAACGGTGATGAAGATGACGGGCTGGATGAAACGCTCTGTACCTATGAAATGCCCCCCAAGGGCACGCTGGACCAGTTGAAAGCAGGCATGATTATTGATGATGAGCTTGGTGTTCTATTCAGGAAACTTGAAGGAAGGAGTGTTACTGCTTTCCTGGATTCCTGTCATTCCGGAACAGCGACGAGGAGTATGAGAGGTGAAGCTGTGAGTAAGCTTGAATCAACACCTGCATATAGACCCAGGTTTATTCCTGTGGAAATAGTAGGGGGTGCACAGAAAACAAGGGGCAGAGATATTTCTTTGCAAAAAATCCCAACTCAGACGGACGTTCCTCCCGGTCAGGTCTTTATTTTTTCTTCAATGGAGAATCAATTATCCCAAGAAATGCCCATGCCGGACGGGACGTGGAACGGGGCGCTTACCCTCGGGATTGTGGACGGGCTAAAAACTAAAGGAAATATTTCTTATAATGCTTTACACAAATATGTATGGGATTTTATCAAAAACAGACACAAGCTTGACCAGAGCCCCCAGATTGAACCGACGCAAGGACCTGTCCTCGCAAAAATGGTTTTTACGCCTACCATAGAACCTATCCCTGTAACGGTGCCTGTTGTTGTAAAACCACCGGTAATTGCAAAGCCTCCTGTGTCAAAGCCTAAACCGCCCTCAAAACCTCAGCAAATGGCCCAGATGCAGCCTGTGGCGCCACCTAAAGTAGAAGTGCCTCCACCGGCGCCACAAAAAGTAGAAGCACCGGCGCCAATACCATTAGTAGAAGTACCGGCGCCAATACCATTAGTAGAAGTACCTCCCTTAAAGCTGCCTATTGTTGTAGCATCCCCCCCGGCTCCACCACCAGCGCCTCAGAAGGTGGAAGTGCCTCCTTTAAAACAACCTGTTGCTGTAGCATCCCCTCTGGCTCCACCACCGGCGCCTCAAAAAGTAGAAGCGCCTCCCGCAAAACCACCCGTTATTGTGACGCCTCCTCCGCCTGCCCCGCCCGTTAGCCCTCCATTGCTTGTATATAGTGCACCGGAAGCGCCCCCGGAAGTAAAAGACGAGAAGGTACTTGTGAGAATAGACCATATCAAGGGTGTCCCCCCGCATGTTCTGAAGAAGATTGAGCAGGCCCTTGCAAAGATTAATCATATTAAATTAACGAAAGAGGATTTCTTTGACAGGATTCTTCGCGGAGAAGTGAATAAAGGCCTGTTTCAGACAAGATTAGTCAACCGTATAGGCGATGCTGTCCAGATTACACCTACGAAAAATGTTGATGAACTTATTCAGGCAATCGCCAGGCAGATAGAGAGCGATTATATGGTCAAGCAACTTGCCCGCATCCATAACCCGAACCCTTCTTTCAACGTAAAGGTATGGATTACCGACGAGGGCCGGAATGACTTCAGAGTTGGTGAAAAGGCAGTATTTAACTTCCGTTCGGACGAAGATTGTTATCTCCTGATGATAAACACCGATAGCAAGGGAAATGTACATCTCATGTTCCCCAACAGATTTTACCGGGATAACTTTATCAGGGCAGGCGAAGAACGGAAGATCCCCGATGAGCGCATGGGGAAGAAGTTTGAGCTTGAATTCGGAGAGCCTGTAGGTGAAGAGACGGTGAAGGTAATTGCCACAAAAGAGCCTATTGATCTTGATAAACTCGGGATCGGTAAATTTGAAGAGCTTCTTAAGCAGGGCGTTTATGCTCAGATTCCTGAAAAGACAAGGACAATCCTTGTAAAAGAGGTTAAGGAAAGCCTTTCTTCCGGCAAATTTGCATGGAGCGACGACACATTGGTCATAAGAAGCCATTCGAAAAGATAA